A stretch of Plectropomus leopardus isolate mb chromosome 24, YSFRI_Pleo_2.0, whole genome shotgun sequence DNA encodes these proteins:
- the hpxb gene encoding hemopexin → MELITKTLFLCFALAFTNGVPVPSDDAATEQSDLPDRCEGIEFDAITPDEKGNTFFFKGSHLWAGFSGPAQLSNASFKELDDIHHIGHVDAAFRMHNAENPEDHDHIYFFLDDKVFSYYDHVLEAGYPKQIQEDFPGVPSHLDAAVECPKGECTADSVLFFKGHDAHVYDIATKTVKVKTWSDLPVCTSAFRWLEHYYCFHGHNFTRFNPVSGEVSGPYPKDARNYFMKCPNFGHGGAYEIPKCSEVKLDAITTDDAGKSYFFAGPIYMRLDTSRDGLHAFPITRAWKEVTGSVEAVFSYADKIYFIKDNQVYIYKADAPYTLIEGYPKTLKEELGIEGRVDAAFVCPAEHTVHIIQGGKLHDIDLTATPRVVTQEWPLPLTDIDAGTCDANGIKVFKGSQYYSYASPMILATARINPEPEIITKAMMGCQD, encoded by the exons ATGGAGCTCATCACCAAAACCCTGTTCCTGTGCTTTGCACTTGCCTTCACTAATGGAGTGCCTGT GCCTTCAGATGATGCAGCAACAGAAC AGTCTGATCTACCAGACCGGTGTGAAGGAATTGAGTTTGACGCCATCACTCCTGACGAGAAAGGAAACACTTTCTTCTTCAAAG GTAGCCACTTGTGGGCGGGTTTCAGTGGTCCAGCTCAGCTCTCCAACGCGTCCTTCAAGGAGCTCGACGACATCCATCACATTGGTCATGTAGACGCTGCCTTCCGCATGCACAATGCCGAGAACCCCGAAGACCACGATCACATCTATTTCTTCCTG GATGACAAGGTGTTCAGCTATTATGACCACGTTCTGGAGGCCGGGTATCCTAAACAGATCCAGGAGGACTTCCCAGGAGTCCCCTCTCACCTGGACGCTGCTGTTGAGTGTCCCAAAGGAGAGTGCACTGCTGACTCAGTTCTGTTCTTTAAGG GACACGATGCGCATGTTTATGATATCGCCACAAAGACAGTGAAGGTCAAGACATGGTCCGACCTGCCCGTCTGCACCTCTGCTTTCCGCTGGCTGGAGCACTATTACTGTTTCCATGGACACAACTTCACCAGGTTCAACCCCGTGTCCGGAGAGGTGAGCGGTCCATACCCCAAGGACGCTCGCAATTACTTCATGAAGTGCCCCAACTTTG GTCATGGAGGTGCTTATGAAATCCCGAAATGCAGTGAGGTGAAACTGGATGCCATCACCACTGATGATGCAGGCAAAAGTTATTTCTTTGCag GTCCCATCTACATGCGTCTGGACACCAGTCGTGATGGTCTTCACGCTTTCCCGATCACCAGGGCCTGGAAGGAGGTGACCGGCAGCGTGGAAGCTGTCTTTTCCTACGCTGACAAAATCTACTTTATCAAG GACAATCAGGTTTACATCTATAAAGCAGATGCTCCCTACACCCTGATTGAAGGCTACCCGAAAACACTGAAGGAGGAACTCGGTATTGAAGGACGTGTGGACGCTGCTTTTGTCTGTCCCGCTGAACACACAGTTCATATAATCCAAG GAGGGAAGCTCCATGACATCGACCTCACCGCCACACCCAGGGTGGTGACCCAAGAGTGGCCCTTGCCCTTGACTGATATCGATGCTGGTACATGCGATGCAAATGGAATTAAAGTGTTTAAGGGCTCACAGTATTACAGCTATGCAAGCCCCATGATATTGGCTACAGCCAGAATCAACCCTGAGCCTGAAATTATTACCAAAGCAATGATGGGATGTCAGGATTAG